A window of the Candidatus Paraluminiphilus aquimaris genome harbors these coding sequences:
- a CDS encoding low molecular weight protein-tyrosine-phosphatase: protein MFKNVLMVCTGNICRSPYAEYALTSKAPSVGVSSAGLSALVDKGAEATGCEVALERGVNMGSHLARQINTPIVSSADLILVMDDDHLRRLIKRYPEARGKTFKLGKWLGNKNIVDPHLKPATFFSLVYDEIDAAIETWLKHLA from the coding sequence ATGTTTAAGAATGTGCTTATGGTTTGCACTGGCAATATCTGCCGGAGCCCCTACGCAGAGTATGCGCTCACCTCAAAGGCACCCAGCGTTGGCGTATCTTCTGCAGGACTCTCCGCGCTCGTTGACAAGGGCGCAGAGGCAACTGGCTGCGAGGTAGCTTTGGAGCGAGGTGTTAACATGGGGTCGCACCTTGCGCGGCAAATAAACACGCCCATCGTATCGAGCGCTGACTTAATTTTAGTGATGGACGACGACCACTTACGTCGCCTTATCAAGCGCTACCCCGAAGCCCGAGGAAAAACCTTTAAACTGGGGAAATGGCTGGGTAATAAAAACATTGTTGACCCCCACCTTAAACCCGCGACCTTTTTCTCGCTGGTTTATGACGAAATAGACGCCGCGATCGAGACATGGCTAAAGCACCTCGCGTAA